GAGCACGGCGTGGGCGACTTCGAGGCAGAACCGCGCGCGATTCTGGAGCGAGCCGCCGTAGTCGTCGGTTCGCTTATTGGTCGAGCTTCGCAGAAACTGCTGGAGCAGGTAGCCGTTGGCGCCGTGGATCTCGACGCCGTCAAAGCCAGCGCGCTTGGCGTTCGCGGCTGCCTTCCGGAATTGATCGACGACGCCGGAGATCTCGTCGGTCTCGAGGGCCCGCGGCTCGCTGGTGGGCACCATGCCGCTTTCCTTGCTGGTGTAAGTCTTGCTGTCGGCGCGGATGGCCGAGGGGGCAACGGGCTTCTGGCCTTCGGGCTGCAGGTCGACGTGGCTGATGCGGCCGACATGCCACAGCTGGGCCAGGATGAGCCCGCCCTTCTGGTGGACGGCATCGGTGACCTTCTTCCAGCCCTCGACCTGCTCGTCGCTGTAGATGCCCGGCGTGAAGGCGTAGCCCTTGCCCTGGGGGCTGACCTGGGTGGCCTCCGAGATGATGACGGCGGCGCCCTTCAGCGGGTCGGCCCGCTGGGCGTAGTACTCGGCGTTGAGCTCCCACGGCACGTCGCCCGGCTGCTTGCTGCGGCTGCGGGTAAGGGGGGCCATCCAGACGCGGGTCTTGGCGTCGAGCTGGCCCGCGATGAGGGGCGAGAGGAGGTTGGCGAGCTTGGTTTCGAGCGTGGTCATAGACCCATGATCTACCCGAGCGGCCCCATGATTCCCCGGACGCCGAAGACCGCGTGGATCTCCCCATGCCACGGCCGATATCCGCAATGTCGGCCCCGTGCGGGCGATTGGCCTTGATCGAGGGGGGGTTCTTCGGCATAATCGTCGGCATGAGCCGCTCCTGCTCCAAACCCACTCCCTCGACCGGCCGCGAGCGCGGCTGGTGGTGGCGTTGGTGCGAGGGGCGTGGCGTTCGTGGCTCGCGGCTGGCTGACTAGCCCGCCGAGCCTGCTCCCCGCCCCCACGCGGATCTCGCCGAGGGGGTGTGTGGCCGGACCCCTCGTCCGAGTCGATAGAAGATCGACCCCCGCCACGAGGACGCCCATTCGGCCATGCAAGCCCCGTTCGACATCCCGGCCGATCTTGATACGCCGGTCTCGGTGTTCCGCAAGCTGAGCCCGTTCTCGCCTTGCTTCCTGCTGGAGTCTGCCGAGAGCGGCACGCAGCTCGCGCGGTACTCATTCATCGGGCTCGATGCCGCGTTCACGGCGCGGTTGCCGGCGGATGGCTCGCCGGTGCAGATTCGGAAGGGCGGCACCGTCGAGGAGATGGCGGCCCCGACGGATTCGGCGGGATTCCTCGCGCTGCTGCGCGAGCTGCGAGATCGCGCACCGGCGCTGTCTCCCATCCCAGGCAGCGTGCCGTTCGCAGGCGGCATCGTGGGCGTGAGCGGGTACGACGCGGTGCGGTTCTTCGAGCCCCTGCCGGCTCCGGCCGGCCGCGAAGCGACGTCGCCGGTCGCTCTCTATTGCGCGCCCCGGAGCGTGCTGGTCTTCGACCACCTGACGCGGCGGATGGCGCTGCTGCACGCCGGCGAGGACTGGGAGCGCGAGTCGCTGCGGCGCGAGATGGTGCACGCGATGCGTGGAGCGCATCCGGCCGAGTCGGTGCGCAGCGGGCATGCGCCGCCGAGCCACAGCGTCTCAGAGCCGGACTTCCTCGACCAGGTGGCCGCCGCCAAGAAGGACATCTACGACGGCGAGGTGTTCCAGCTCGTCCTGA
This Phycisphaerales bacterium DNA region includes the following protein-coding sequences:
- a CDS encoding alkene reductase — encoded protein: MTTLETKLANLLSPLIAGQLDAKTRVWMAPLTRSRSKQPGDVPWELNAEYYAQRADPLKGAAVIISEATQVSPQGKGYAFTPGIYSDEQVEGWKKVTDAVHQKGGLILAQLWHVGRISHVDLQPEGQKPVAPSAIRADSKTYTSKESGMVPTSEPRALETDEISGVVDQFRKAAANAKRAGFDGVEIHGANGYLLQQFLRSSTNKRTDDYGGSLQNRARFCLEVAHAVLEVWEPGRVGYRVSPMAEGDQDPQDLPIDTYAYLATELGKLGLAYIHVVEAFRDSARDDESEQVFGAVRKAFRDAGGQAYVGNGEYEAENAARRIDDDKADAIAFGKPFISNPDLAERFRRDAPLNEWDQSTFYGGGPEGYTDYPTLDDGPND